A single genomic interval of Flavobacterium sp. N2820 harbors:
- a CDS encoding VanZ family protein, with translation MKSIKLLSGPNLVLLALTWTLVILIASLVSLGNMPSVEVPGKDKTIHFIFYFVLTLLWNFALQKKYKIWSLKFIIVIAVIIFGIIIEVLQGVLTKNREADIYDVMANSAGALIALIVIFWLKNKTFEKKF, from the coding sequence GTGAAGAGTATAAAGCTCTTATCGGGGCCTAATTTAGTACTGTTAGCTTTAACTTGGACATTAGTAATATTAATTGCAAGTCTAGTAAGCTTAGGAAACATGCCTTCTGTTGAAGTTCCTGGAAAAGATAAAACAATACATTTTATTTTCTATTTTGTTTTAACACTTCTCTGGAATTTTGCGTTACAAAAAAAGTATAAAATCTGGTCGTTAAAGTTTATAATAGTTATTGCGGTAATTATTTTTGGCATAATTATTGAAGTTTTACAAGGAGTTTTAACAAAAAACAGAGAAGCTGATATTTATGATGTAATGGCTAATTCGGCCGGAGCATTAATAGCTTTGATTGTTATATTTTGGTTAAAAAATAAAACTTTTGAAAAAAAATTTTAA
- the gcvH gene encoding glycine cleavage system protein GcvH codes for MNIPANLKYTKDHEWVLVDGDVATVGITDFAQKELGDIVYVEVETLDQTLDKDEVFGTVEAVKTVSDLFLPLSGEIIEFNDSLESDPEKVNSDPYGDGWMVKVKISDDSQIETLLSSEEYKALIGA; via the coding sequence ATGAATATACCAGCTAATTTAAAATACACAAAAGACCACGAGTGGGTTTTAGTTGATGGAGATGTTGCAACAGTAGGAATTACAGATTTTGCCCAAAAAGAATTAGGTGATATCGTATATGTTGAAGTTGAAACACTAGATCAAACATTAGATAAAGATGAAGTTTTTGGAACGGTTGAAGCAGTAAAAACGGTTTCAGATTTATTTTTACCGCTTTCAGGTGAAATTATCGAGTTTAATGATTCGTTAGAATCAGATCCTGAAAAAGTAAATTCAGACCCTTATGGAGACGGATGGATGGTTAAGGTAAAAATTTCAGATGACTCTCAAATAGAAACACTTTTATCAAGTGAAGAGTATAAAGCTCTTATCGGGGCCTAA
- the deoC gene encoding deoxyribose-phosphate aldolase has translation MEIRQYLDATYLKTAQQANLSEEKNNEVVKNCIQEAIDHNFKLIMIRPDKVALAKEMIQKAKSKVTIGTVIDFPEGDGTLEDKLAEAIQAINDGADDLDFVVDYKAFKNEAFDKVKEEVLEGTKLGLKHNKIVKWIIEVAALNDHQIVQLSALIKNVVIANCNEKDYEKVFVKSSTGFYKTPEGVPNGATVATIKLMLENSFPLPVKAAGGVRTYEEAVEMIQLGVKRIGTSAAKTIVNGEISKNDY, from the coding sequence ATGGAAATCAGACAATATTTAGATGCTACTTATCTGAAAACAGCTCAACAAGCTAATTTATCAGAAGAAAAAAACAATGAAGTAGTTAAAAATTGTATTCAAGAAGCCATTGATCATAATTTTAAATTGATTATGATTCGACCAGATAAAGTAGCTTTGGCTAAAGAAATGATACAAAAGGCAAAATCAAAAGTTACCATCGGAACAGTTATTGATTTTCCTGAAGGAGACGGCACTCTGGAAGATAAATTAGCAGAAGCTATTCAAGCGATTAATGATGGTGCTGATGATTTGGATTTTGTAGTTGACTATAAAGCTTTCAAAAATGAAGCGTTTGACAAAGTTAAAGAAGAAGTTTTAGAAGGGACTAAATTAGGTCTTAAACACAATAAAATTGTCAAATGGATTATCGAAGTTGCAGCTTTAAATGATCATCAAATAGTGCAATTATCAGCTTTGATAAAGAATGTAGTAATTGCAAACTGTAACGAAAAAGACTATGAAAAAGTATTTGTAAAATCATCTACTGGATTTTATAAAACGCCCGAAGGAGTTCCAAACGGTGCAACAGTTGCTACTATAAAACTAATGCTTGAAAACTCATTTCCATTACCTGTAAAGGCGGCTGGTGGTGTTAGAACCTATGAAGAAGCTGTTGAAATGATTCAGTTAGGGGTAAAAAGAATTGGAACATCTGCGGCAAAAACAATAGTAAATGGAGAAATTTCTAAAAATGATTATTAA
- the sprA gene encoding cell surface protein SprA — translation MLFSFSLQAQVDDEEQDTLQTGVDLGTIKLPNPISIAELYTYNSATDRYIYTNTVGDFNIKYPLILTPKQYQELILREEMRKYYQQKSAAIDGQKAGSDAAKKDLLPKYYVNSKFFESIFGSNTIDVKPTGTVDLDLGVRFTKQDNPAFSPRNRTTTSFDFDQRISVGLQGKVGTRLNVNINYDTQSTFAFQNLIKLEYAPTEDDIIQKIEVGNVSFPLSNSLVRGAQSLFGVKAQLQFGKTTFTGVFSEQKSQTKSVTSQGGGTLQDFEMFALDYDADRHYFLSQYFRDRYDKALETYPYINSRVQITRIEVWVTNKQNRVSTTENNLRNIVALQDLGESQLFGSPDDEVVGVADPGFFNVSPDSPSNNANNKFDPNNIGSNFLNSSIRDVSTALNGFNNAGMAEGIDFAKLENARKLSASEYTFHTQLGYLSLNQKLTNDEVLAVAYQYTIGDQVYQVGEFGTDGVDATNVDSGGVPSSQALLLKMLKSNLVVVSEPAWDLMMKNIYQIPGGYQLQQEDFKFNILYTDPSPLNYITEAGVDPLPADVQETPLLKVFNVDKLNYTNDPQEGGDGFFDFIEGQTVDTQKGRIIFTTVEPFGEHLFEKLRLNASEDYDGTIYNTNQTKYVFRNLYKTTQAAALQESAKNKFQLKGRFKSMGGDGISIGAFNVPQGSVVVTAGGRILVEGVDYTVNYQLGKVNIIDPSLQASNTPIEVSVENNSVFGQQTRRFWGINVEHKFNEKFLVGATFLNMSERPFTTKSNYGQESVNNSIFGLNTNFSTEVPFLTRLVNKLPNIDTDVPSNISFRGEFAYLKPGASKTDQFNGEATTYIDDFEGSQSTIDMRSPLSWSLASVPLEENFDGDPTSNEPPVDVLSIGYKRAKMSWYSIDPIFYTQPPGGISDDDLSFNKTRRVFSRELYPVTDIAQGQTNVISTLDLTYFPKDRGPYNFNPALATTNQFSDTDAPDNWAGIMRAINSTNFEQSNVEYIQFWVMDPYYGNPGDVADQTNTGKIVFNLGEIAEDVLRDGKKLYENGLPEVGSASPTIATQWGQVPASQSLIYAFDTSEANRNVQDAGFDGLLDADEAVKYPDFAGQPDPAADNYNFYLNTGGSVVERYRDYNGNQGNSPVNVTDTNRGNTTYPDVEDVNRDNTMNTINAYFKFEVPIEYYPDGGVPVGQNYIADFREDNNVDLPNGETGRVRWILYKIPILEFTDANKVGPISDFRSIRFMRMYMAGFKEEVTLRFGALDLVRGEWRRFTSSLDVNDTNVDDDETGFDVVALNIQENGNRSPINYVTPPGVVREQLYNNNTVINQNEQSLSLRVYDKLGGFVNGLEAGDSRAVFKNVNVDMRQFKKLRMFLHAEALPLPGTGNPPAADGLQDDELVAFIRFGNDFTENFYQVEMPLKVSPFTASTAEAIWPEENEITVPLDFLTTLKILKLQNNPNIVVDANGIGFIEEENPEIGSSNNRLTLGIKGNPNFGLVRTLMIGVKNKSGDIKRGEVWFNELRMSDMDNKGGYAAIANMDTNLADFANISATTRVSTIGFGSLEQGPNERSREDVFQYDIVTNLNLGKLLPKKWGITLPFNYAVGEETITPKFDPFYQDIELDKLLDITDDASERANIENRAIDYTKRTSINFIGVRKEKNPEKKSHFYDVENLTLSYSLNEMEHHDYEIESLQDKQNRTSVDYAYSFKPLTVEPFKNSKTLKKNGYYKMLSDFNFNFLPTNINFSSTILRQFNKQRFRLVDVQGIGLGDLYRRNYFFNYQYGFNYNITKSLRVNYTASSNNIVRNYLDENNLPIDGLDIWDDYWDIGQSNQHNQQLVVNYDLPINKIPALAFIKSTYIYTGDYNWQRASDAFSTIQAEDGTIYALGNTIQNASSHKLNTTFTMDMFYKYVGLTKNKSNKSKNKTNKDKKEAPKPGQKVVAENKNISTERNIFVSGLIGLITSVKTIQTTFVQNEGTVLPGYLPGLGFFGSSKPTLGFVFGSQADVRYEAARNGWLTSFPEFNQNFTQVKNKEMTFTAELEPFSDLKITLSGDRRYAYNFSEQYDVTSGQYNSRSPYDFGNFNISTILIKTAFSQSDVNFSEAFQDFRDNRLKVADRLANSYYGGAPFPRDAEGYPIGYGKNSQQVLLPSFIAAYSGKDANKVSTGVFRDIPLPNWNVKYTGLMRYKWFKDKFKTFSIQHGYRASYNINAFRSNLNTTPTDVNGNFYANKLISNVNLAEQFNPLVKVDMTLKNSFKILAEIKKDRTLNMSFDNNLLTEVSGNEYIIGLGYRIKDVTINSALADNVSGVIKSDINIKADFSLRKNNTIVRYLDYDNNQLGGGQDMWSIKLTADYSFSKNLTAIFFYDHQFSQAVISTSFPITNIRSGFTLRYNFGN, via the coding sequence ATGTTGTTTTCTTTTTCACTACAGGCTCAAGTAGATGATGAGGAGCAAGATACTTTGCAAACCGGTGTTGATTTAGGTACCATAAAATTACCAAATCCCATAAGTATAGCTGAATTATATACTTACAATTCAGCAACAGATAGATATATTTATACCAATACAGTTGGTGATTTTAATATTAAATATCCTTTGATTCTTACGCCAAAGCAATATCAAGAATTAATACTTCGTGAAGAAATGCGAAAGTATTATCAACAGAAGTCAGCAGCTATTGATGGTCAAAAAGCAGGTTCTGATGCTGCTAAAAAAGACTTATTGCCAAAATATTATGTAAATTCAAAATTTTTCGAAAGCATTTTTGGAAGTAATACAATAGATGTAAAACCAACAGGAACAGTAGACTTAGACTTAGGAGTAAGATTTACAAAGCAAGACAACCCCGCTTTTTCACCTAGAAATAGAACAACAACAAGTTTTGATTTTGATCAAAGAATTAGTGTTGGTTTACAAGGTAAAGTTGGAACACGCTTGAATGTTAATATTAATTATGATACACAATCTACTTTTGCTTTTCAAAATTTAATTAAATTAGAATACGCTCCAACAGAAGATGATATCATCCAAAAAATTGAAGTAGGAAATGTTAGTTTTCCACTTTCAAATTCTTTAGTTCGAGGTGCGCAAAGTTTGTTTGGTGTCAAAGCTCAACTACAATTTGGTAAAACAACATTTACAGGTGTTTTCTCGGAACAAAAATCACAAACAAAATCTGTAACTTCTCAAGGAGGAGGAACACTTCAAGATTTTGAAATGTTTGCCTTGGATTATGATGCTGATAGACACTATTTTTTATCACAATATTTTAGAGATCGTTATGATAAAGCTTTAGAAACTTATCCATATATTAATTCACGCGTACAAATTACTCGAATTGAGGTTTGGGTAACGAATAAACAAAATAGAGTTAGTACAACCGAAAATAATTTAAGAAATATTGTGGCGCTTCAAGATTTAGGAGAGTCGCAGCTTTTTGGTTCACCAGACGATGAAGTTGTCGGTGTAGCAGATCCTGGTTTTTTTAATGTTTCTCCAGATTCTCCATCTAATAATGCTAATAATAAATTTGATCCAAATAATATTGGAAGTAATTTTTTAAACAGCAGTATAAGAGACGTTTCAACAGCGCTGAATGGTTTCAATAACGCAGGAATGGCGGAAGGGATAGACTTTGCAAAACTTGAAAATGCTAGGAAATTATCTGCCTCAGAATATACTTTTCACACTCAATTGGGTTATCTTTCGTTAAACCAAAAATTAACTAATGATGAAGTATTAGCAGTTGCTTATCAATATACTATTGGAGATCAAGTATATCAAGTAGGAGAATTTGGTACCGATGGAGTTGATGCAACAAATGTTGATTCAGGAGGAGTACCTTCTTCTCAAGCATTATTGCTAAAAATGTTGAAATCTAACTTGGTTGTTGTAAGTGAGCCAGCTTGGGATTTAATGATGAAAAATATTTATCAAATTCCTGGAGGTTATCAATTGCAACAAGAAGATTTTAAATTTAATATTTTATATACGGATCCATCTCCTTTGAATTATATTACTGAAGCTGGAGTAGATCCGCTGCCTGCTGATGTTCAAGAAACACCGTTATTAAAAGTGTTTAATGTAGATAAATTAAACTACACCAACGATCCTCAAGAAGGAGGAGATGGTTTTTTTGATTTTATCGAAGGGCAAACAGTAGACACGCAAAAGGGAAGAATTATTTTTACAACCGTAGAGCCATTTGGAGAACATTTATTTGAAAAATTAAGACTAAATGCCTCGGAGGATTATGATGGAACAATTTATAACACGAATCAAACAAAGTACGTTTTTAGAAATTTATATAAAACTACGCAAGCAGCAGCTTTACAAGAAAGTGCAAAAAATAAATTCCAATTAAAAGGTCGTTTTAAATCAATGGGGGGCGACGGTATTTCTATAGGAGCTTTCAATGTGCCTCAAGGTTCAGTTGTGGTTACTGCTGGCGGAAGAATCTTGGTTGAAGGGGTAGATTATACGGTTAATTACCAATTAGGGAAAGTAAATATTATTGACCCTTCGTTGCAAGCTTCAAATACACCAATTGAGGTTTCTGTTGAAAATAATTCAGTATTTGGACAACAAACAAGAAGATTTTGGGGTATTAATGTGGAACATAAATTCAATGAAAAATTTCTGGTAGGAGCCACATTTTTAAACATGTCTGAACGACCATTTACAACAAAATCGAATTATGGTCAAGAGTCTGTTAATAATTCTATTTTTGGATTGAATACTAATTTTTCAACTGAGGTTCCATTTTTAACTCGATTAGTAAATAAATTACCAAACATTGATACGGATGTTCCTTCAAATATATCGTTTAGAGGTGAGTTTGCTTACCTAAAACCTGGTGCGTCTAAAACGGATCAATTTAATGGTGAAGCAACAACTTATATTGATGATTTCGAGGGTTCTCAATCAACCATAGATATGCGCTCTCCTTTATCATGGAGTTTAGCTAGTGTGCCTTTGGAAGAAAATTTTGATGGTGATCCGACTTCAAATGAACCGCCGGTAGATGTGTTAAGTATTGGTTACAAAAGAGCCAAAATGTCTTGGTATTCTATTGACCCAATTTTTTATACACAACCGCCAGGAGGAATCTCAGACGATGATTTATCATTTAATAAAACCCGACGCGTTTTTAGTAGAGAATTATACCCAGTTACCGATATAGCTCAAGGACAAACTAACGTTATAAGTACTTTAGATTTAACGTATTTTCCAAAAGATAGAGGGCCTTATAATTTTAATCCAGCTTTAGCAACTACCAATCAATTTAGCGACACAGATGCTCCAGATAATTGGGCAGGAATCATGCGAGCGATTAATTCAACAAATTTTGAACAATCGAACGTTGAATACATACAATTTTGGGTGATGGATCCTTATTACGGTAATCCTGGCGATGTTGCAGATCAAACAAATACAGGTAAAATAGTATTTAATTTAGGTGAAATAGCTGAAGATGTTTTAAGAGATGGTAAAAAATTGTATGAAAACGGACTTCCAGAGGTAGGTTCTGCAAGCCCAACAATTGCAACTCAATGGGGTCAAGTTCCAGCTTCACAATCGTTGATTTATGCCTTTGATACTTCTGAAGCAAATAGAAATGTTCAAGATGCAGGTTTTGATGGTTTATTGGATGCAGATGAAGCAGTAAAATATCCTGATTTTGCAGGACAACCCGACCCGGCAGCCGATAATTATAATTTCTATTTAAATACAGGCGGAAGTGTTGTTGAACGCTACAGAGATTACAACGGTAATCAAGGAAATTCACCTGTAAATGTTACAGATACAAACAGAGGAAACACCACATATCCAGATGTAGAAGATGTTAATCGTGACAACACTATGAACACGATTAATGCCTATTTTAAATTTGAAGTGCCAATTGAATATTATCCTGACGGAGGAGTTCCTGTTGGTCAAAATTACATTGCCGATTTTAGAGAAGATAATAATGTAGACTTACCAAATGGTGAAACAGGTAGAGTACGATGGATTTTATATAAAATTCCAATCCTAGAATTTACCGATGCCAATAAAGTAGGGCCAATTTCTGATTTTCGTTCTATTCGTTTCATGCGAATGTATATGGCTGGATTTAAAGAAGAAGTAACACTTAGATTTGGAGCCCTTGATTTAGTTAGAGGAGAATGGAGAAGATTTACAAGTTCTTTAGATGTTAATGATACTAACGTAGATGATGATGAAACAGGATTTGATGTTGTAGCTTTAAATATTCAAGAAAACGGAAACAGAAGTCCAATAAATTATGTTACTCCACCAGGTGTTGTTCGCGAGCAATTATATAATAATAATACCGTTATCAATCAAAACGAACAATCTCTTTCTTTAAGAGTTTATGATAAATTAGGAGGCTTTGTTAACGGATTAGAAGCTGGAGATTCTAGAGCAGTTTTCAAAAATGTAAATGTGGATATGCGTCAATTTAAAAAGCTTAGAATGTTTTTACATGCAGAAGCTTTGCCATTACCTGGAACGGGAAATCCGCCTGCAGCAGATGGTTTACAAGATGATGAATTAGTAGCTTTTATTAGATTTGGAAACGATTTTACCGAAAACTTTTATCAAGTAGAAATGCCATTAAAAGTTTCTCCATTTACAGCTTCAACTGCAGAAGCAATCTGGCCAGAAGAAAATGAAATAACGGTACCATTAGATTTTTTAACTACATTAAAAATTTTAAAACTTCAAAACAATCCAAACATTGTCGTTGATGCAAATGGTATTGGTTTTATAGAAGAAGAAAATCCAGAAATTGGTTCGTCAAATAATCGATTAACTCTTGGAATTAAAGGAAATCCAAATTTTGGATTAGTTAGAACTTTAATGATTGGGGTTAAAAACAAATCGGGTGATATAAAACGCGGGGAAGTTTGGTTTAACGAACTTCGAATGTCTGACATGGACAACAAAGGAGGCTATGCCGCAATTGCTAATATGGATACTAATCTAGCAGATTTTGCAAATATTTCAGCTACTACAAGAGTTAGTACCATTGGATTTGGCTCCCTAGAACAAGGTCCAAACGAAAGAAGCAGAGAAGATGTTTTTCAATACGATATAGTGACTAATCTAAACCTTGGAAAGCTATTGCCAAAAAAATGGGGAATTACCTTACCATTCAATTATGCGGTGGGAGAAGAAACAATTACGCCAAAATTTGATCCATTTTATCAAGATATTGAGTTGGATAAATTATTAGATATCACTGATGATGCTTCAGAAAGAGCTAATATTGAAAATAGAGCGATAGATTATACAAAGCGAACAAGTATTAATTTTATTGGGGTTAGAAAAGAAAAAAATCCTGAAAAAAAATCTCATTTTTACGATGTAGAAAATCTAACACTTTCTTACTCGCTTAATGAAATGGAGCACCATGATTATGAAATTGAAAGTTTACAAGACAAACAAAACAGAACATCTGTTGATTATGCATATTCATTTAAACCATTAACAGTAGAACCTTTTAAGAATTCTAAAACGCTTAAGAAAAATGGGTATTATAAAATGTTGAGCGATTTCAATTTCAATTTCTTACCAACAAATATCAATTTTAGTTCTACGATTTTACGTCAGTTTAACAAGCAACGTTTTAGATTAGTTGATGTGCAAGGAATTGGACTTGGCGATTTATATCGACGCAATTATTTCTTCAATTATCAATATGGCTTTAATTATAACATTACAAAGTCATTGCGTGTAAATTATACTGCATCATCTAATAATATTGTTCGTAATTATTTAGATGAAAATAATTTGCCTATCGACGGACTTGATATTTGGGATGATTATTGGGATATTGGTCAATCGAATCAACACAATCAACAACTAGTTGTAAATTATGATTTGCCAATAAATAAAATTCCAGCATTAGCTTTTATTAAATCAACTTATATTTATACAGGTGATTATAACTGGCAACGTGCTTCTGATGCTTTTTCAACCATTCAAGCTGAAGACGGAACAATTTATGCTTTAGGAAACACCATTCAAAATGCTAGTTCGCATAAATTGAACACAACTTTTACAATGGATATGTTTTACAAATATGTTGGTCTGACAAAAAATAAATCCAATAAATCAAAAAACAAAACAAATAAAGATAAAAAAGAAGCACCAAAGCCAGGACAAAAAGTGGTAGCAGAGAATAAAAATATAAGTACCGAAAGAAATATTTTTGTAAGTGGATTGATTGGTTTAATAACTAGTGTGAAAACAATTCAAACTACTTTTGTACAAAATGAAGGAACAGTTCTTCCAGGGTATCTTCCAGGATTAGGATTTTTTGGTTCTTCAAAACCTACGTTAGGATTTGTTTTTGGAAGTCAAGCAGATGTAAGATATGAAGCGGCTAGAAATGGTTGGTTAACTTCTTTTCCAGAATTTAATCAAAATTTTACACAAGTAAAAAATAAGGAAATGACTTTTACCGCAGAGTTAGAACCTTTTTCAGATTTAAAAATTACTTTGTCAGGCGATAGAAGATATGCGTATAATTTTTCTGAACAGTATGATGTAACTTCAGGACAATATAACTCTCGTTCTCCATATGATTTTGGTAATTTTAATATTTCAACAATATTAATTAAAACAGCTTTTTCTCAAAGTGATGTAAATTTCTCTGAAGCTTTTCAAGATTTTAGAGATAATCGATTAAAAGTTGCAGATAGATTAGCAAATAGTTATTATGGAGGAGCACCTTTTCCAAGAGATGCTGAAGGATATCCAATTGGTTATGGTAAAAATAGTCAACAAGTATTACTGCCTTCCTTTATAGCAGCTTATTCAGGAAAAGATGCTAATAAAGTTTCAACAGGAGTGTTTAGAGATATTCCACTTCCTAATTGGAATGTTAAGTATACAGGTTTAATGCGCTATAAATGGTTTAAAGACAAATTTAAAACGTTCTCTATCCAGCACGGTTACAGAGCAAGTTATAACATCAATGCGTTTCGATCAAATTTAAACACAACTCCAACGGATGTGAATGGTAATTTCTATGCAAATAAATTAATTTCAAATGTGAATTTAGCAGAACAATTCAATCCGTTAGTGAAAGTAGATATGACTTTGAAAAATTCATTCAAAATATTGGCTGAAATTAAAAAAGATAGAACTTTAAACATGAGTTTTGATAACAATTTATTAACTGAAGTTTCAGGAAATGAGTACATAATTGGTTTAGGGTATAGAATTAAAGATGTAACGATTAATTCAGCATTAGCAGACAACGTTTCTGGAGTAATAAAAAGCGATATCAATATAAAAGCTGATTTTTCACTTCGTAAAAACAATACTATTGTTCGTTACTTAGATTATGATAACAATCAATTGGGTGGTGGACAAGATATGTGGTCTATTAAATTAACAGCTGATTATTCTTTCAGTAAAAATTTAACAGCTATATTTTTCTATGATCATCAATTTTCTCAAGCGGTTATTTCAACTTCATTTCCAATAACCAATATAAGATCTGGATTCACATTACGCTATAACTTTGGAAATTAA
- a CDS encoding energy transducer TonB, producing MRPNVDFPKKAKNSFIFFQLGLIATMLAVLFALEFNFELKPKKADVPKTIPTVDISLPTDFRIIPQSKPIAETKPLITKPKFTSQFKKTFQEVPKDDTKPVETNPSNVDTNIPSKTDVDPIKNNSTINNPAPTVFNVEELPMFPACKGLPRDEQMKCFEEQMAKAVAKNAVYPDKDLEKGKQGVALISFIIDENGKIIDVKAIDNKRATPEMQKAAEKAVQKVSKLTPAKQGGNPVRIKYSIPVSFKIK from the coding sequence ATGAGACCAAATGTAGATTTTCCGAAAAAGGCAAAAAATAGCTTTATATTTTTTCAGTTAGGACTTATTGCAACTATGTTAGCAGTATTGTTTGCTTTAGAATTTAATTTTGAGTTAAAACCTAAAAAAGCAGATGTGCCGAAAACAATTCCAACAGTTGATATTTCGTTGCCTACCGATTTTAGAATAATTCCTCAATCTAAACCTATAGCCGAAACAAAACCATTAATTACAAAACCAAAGTTCACTAGTCAATTTAAGAAAACTTTTCAAGAAGTTCCAAAAGATGACACTAAGCCAGTTGAAACTAATCCAAGTAATGTAGATACTAATATTCCTTCAAAAACGGATGTAGACCCGATAAAGAATAATAGTACAATCAACAATCCTGCGCCAACTGTTTTTAACGTAGAGGAACTTCCAATGTTTCCTGCATGTAAAGGTTTGCCAAGAGACGAGCAAATGAAGTGCTTTGAAGAACAAATGGCAAAAGCCGTTGCAAAAAATGCAGTTTACCCTGATAAAGATTTAGAAAAAGGCAAGCAAGGTGTAGCATTGATATCATTTATTATAGACGAAAATGGTAAAATTATTGATGTAAAAGCCATAGATAACAAGAGAGCAACGCCTGAAATGCAAAAAGCAGCCGAAAAAGCGGTTCAGAAAGTTTCAAAACTTACACCAGCAAAACAAGGAGGAAATCCTGTGAGAATTAAATATAGTATTCCGGTGTCGTTTAAAATTAAATAA
- a CDS encoding energy transducer TonB yields the protein MEVKKNPNVDPKRNSTLYFQIGLAAVLLLTYVGIELKSEDPREEKVELVIEDNFVEDDVAIMTMPPAQKLPPPPPPAPVEIQVVDNKVEIKETKIEKTETNENTQQQETKTADSYGDEGSTGDDIPDEVPFAVIEQVPLFPGCENEPKSKQFDCFQEQMQKHIKKNFSYPERAMEDGTQGKVNVEYLIGTDGKVTVLRVKGPKGTELLEKEAKRIIEKLPQLKPGKQRNKAVKVRHVVPITFKLQ from the coding sequence ATGGAAGTAAAGAAAAATCCAAACGTAGATCCAAAAAGAAATAGCACGCTTTATTTTCAAATTGGATTAGCTGCAGTTTTGTTATTAACATATGTTGGAATCGAATTAAAATCGGAAGATCCAAGAGAAGAAAAAGTAGAGCTTGTTATAGAAGATAATTTTGTAGAAGATGATGTAGCTATTATGACTATGCCACCAGCTCAAAAATTACCACCACCACCACCACCAGCGCCAGTTGAAATACAAGTTGTGGATAATAAAGTTGAAATCAAAGAAACTAAGATAGAAAAAACTGAAACAAACGAAAATACTCAACAACAAGAAACTAAAACAGCGGATTCTTATGGTGATGAAGGAAGTACAGGAGATGATATTCCTGATGAAGTTCCGTTTGCCGTAATTGAGCAAGTTCCATTATTTCCTGGTTGTGAAAATGAGCCAAAATCAAAACAATTTGATTGCTTCCAAGAGCAAATGCAAAAACACATCAAAAAGAATTTCAGTTATCCTGAAAGAGCTATGGAAGATGGTACACAAGGAAAAGTTAATGTTGAATACTTAATTGGTACTGACGGTAAAGTAACTGTGTTAAGAGTAAAAGGTCCTAAAGGGACAGAATTACTTGAAAAAGAAGCTAAAAGAATTATTGAAAAATTACCTCAATTAAAACCAGGTAAACAAAGAAATAAAGCAGTAAAAGTTAGACACGTAGTGCCAATTACTTTTAAATTGCAATAA